ATGGCGTCCGGGTTTGGCGGTACGAACCGTCGAAGAACCGGTTTCGCTCGTGGACTTGGCGCCGACGATCCTCGACCTTTTCGGACTTCCGACGCCTGGGCGTTACATGGGACAGAGTCTCGTGCCGTTCATTTGGGGACAAACCCCAAAGCTCGACAGGCCCATTCTTGCGGAAGCGCGACTGAAACAAGCGCTGATATTGCCCGACGGACGCAAGGTCATCGTGGACAATCGGAAGCACACGGTGGAGCTTTTCGATTTACGGGCCGATCCAGCGGAAGAATACACATTGGCGGATGATCCGGAACGGCTTTCGGAGCCGCTATCGCTATTGCGACAATTTTACGAAGTGCATACGTTCAGGAAGACGGGGTATGCAACGCCGTATCGCCGTTAGCTCCTCCGCGCCAAATGCCACGCCACTTGCAGCCCCAATCCTTCGCGCAAGGGCACACGCGGCGCGTAACCGAATGCATTCTGCGCCGCGCTCACGTCCGCCCACGTATGCGTCACGTCGCCCGCTTCGTTCGGCCGGCGATCGATACGCACGGTGCCCGCGAGGTCCCCGATCACCTTCAATACCTCGTTCAGCGTCACGCGCGACCCACCACCCACGTTGAACACGCCTTCCGCTTTCCCGAATCCCGCATCGACGTTCGCTTGAACGATGTCGTCAATGAACGTAAAATCCCTCGTTTGCTCACCATCACCGAAGACGGGAATGCTTTTTCCATCGAGCGTCGCTTCGATGAATTTGTGAAATGCCATGTCGGGACGTTGCCTCGGCCCATACACGGTAAAATACCGCAACGATACCGTGGGCAAACCAAAATTGCGCCGATAAAGCTCGCACAAATGCTCCGCCGCGAGCTTCGTCACTCCATACGGAGAATGCGGATGCGTCCCGCTCGTCTCGCGCATCGGCAAGTCATTCGTGTCGCCATACACGGACGACGACGACGCATAAACGACTTTTCGCACCGTCCGATGCCCTCGAGCCGCTTCCAAAAGACGCTGCGTCGATAATACATTGTCCTGCAAATACGATTCGAACGTTTTCCCCCAGCTCG
The Polyangiaceae bacterium genome window above contains:
- a CDS encoding NAD-dependent epimerase/dehydratase family protein is translated as MRCLVTGAAGFVGSHLSERLVSLGHDVVGVDRFSDYYPRSYKESNLSNLLDSPKFQLEERDLATYDIAALLDGCEIVFHQAAQAGVRASWGKTFESYLQDNVLSTQRLLEAARGHRTVRKVVYASSSSVYGDTNDLPMRETSGTHPHSPYGVTKLAAEHLCELYRRNFGLPTVSLRYFTVYGPRQRPDMAFHKFIEATLDGKSIPVFGDGEQTRDFTFIDDIVQANVDAGFGKAEGVFNVGGGSRVTLNEVLKVIGDLAGTVRIDRRPNEAGDVTHTWADVSAAQNAFGYAPRVPLREGLGLQVAWHLARRS